In Prunus dulcis chromosome 1, ALMONDv2, whole genome shotgun sequence, the following are encoded in one genomic region:
- the LOC117615873 gene encoding FT-interacting protein 7: MNKLVVEVHDASDLMPKDGDGFASPFVEVDFEGQRQRTQTKPKDLNPQWNEKLVFNINNPRELPGKSIDVFVYNDRKSGHHKNFLGRVRIAGVSVPFSEPEATIQRYPLDKRGLFSNVKGDIALRIYAVQDDHYAPPPQHEDGSGNVEFTSSGKAEPPPPVPPPLQEINTNRVDEEIRREHFGDEKMKKKSKEKEVRTFHSIGTGAGGGGGPPPPPSMAYPPPMSSGFGFETQHMKEKAPTVETRTDFARAGPATVMHMQQVPRQNPEFALVETSPPLAARLRYRGIGGDKTSSTYDLVEQMHFLYVSVVKARDLPTMDVSGSLDPYVEVKLGNYKGVTKHLEKNQNPVWMQIFAFSKERVQSNLLEVTVKDKDIGKDDFVGRVHFDLSEVPLRVPPDSPLAPQWYRLEDKKGIKVRGEVMLAVWIGTQADEAFPEAWHSDAHDISHMNLATTRSKVYFSPKLYYLRIQVLEAQDLVPSERNRPLETYVKIQLGNQLRVTRPSQVRTINPMWNEELMFVASEPFEDYIIISVDEKVGPGKDEILGRLILSVRDLPHRIDTHKLPEPRWFNLQRHFASVEEESEKKKEKFSSKIHLRLCLDAGYHVLDESTHFSSDLQPSSKHLRKSGVGILELGILSAKNLLPMKGKEGRTTDAYCVARYGNKWVRTRTLLDTLTPRWNEQYTWEVYDPYTVITIGVFDNCHVNGSREDSRDQKIGKVRIRLSTLETDRIYTHYYPLLILTPSGLKKNGELQLALRFTCTAWVNMVAQYGKPLLPKMHYIQPIPVRYTDWLRHQAMQIVAARLARAEPPLRRETVEYMLDVDYHMFSLRRSKANFQRIMSVLSGVTNVCRWFNDICNWRNPITTCLVHILFVILVCYPELILPTIFLYLFVIGIWNYRFRPRHPPHMDARISQAEFAHPDELDEEFDSFPTSRPADIVRMRYDRLRSVAGRVQTVVGDLATQGERAQAILSWRDPRATAIFIIFSLIWAVFIYITPFQVVAVLVGLYLLRHPRFRSKMPSAPVNFFKRLPSKSDMLL; encoded by the coding sequence ATGAACAAGCTGGTTGTTGAAGTTCATGATGCAAGTGACCTCATGCCCAAAGATGGTGATGGGTTTGCAAGTCCCTTTGTGGAAGTAGACTTTGAGGGGCAGAGACAGAGGACCCAAACCAAGCCCAAAGACCTCAACCCTCAGTGGAATGAGAAGCTGGTTTTCAACATCAACAACCCAAGAGAGCTTCCAGGCAAGAGCATTGATGTGTTTGTTTACAATGACAGAAAAAGTGGTCACCACAAGAACTTCCTCGGCAGAGTCAGAATCGCAGGCGTCTCTGTTCCCTTCTCTGAGCCTGAAGCCACAATCCAGCGCTACCCTCTTGACAAACGAGGCCTCTTCTCCAATGTCAAAGGTGATATTGCTCTCAGAATCTATGCAGTTCAAGATGACCATTATGCCCCTCCTCCACAGCATGAGGATGGCTCTGGTAATGTTGAGTTTACTAGCTCTGGAAAAGCAGAGCCTCCTCCTCCGGTTCCTCCTCCTCTGCAggaaatcaataccaacagGGTTGATGAGGAAATTAGGCGTGAACATTTTGGGGatgagaagatgaagaagaagagcaaggAAAAGGAAGTGAGGACCTTCCACTCCATTGGCACTGGGgcaggtggtggtggtggtcctcctcctcctccttcaaTGGCTTATCCTCCTCCAATGTCTTCTGGGTTTGGATTTGAGACCCAACATATGAAGGAGAAGGCACCCACCGTCGAAACCAGGACAGATTTCGCGCGAGCGGGTCCTGCCACGGTTATGCATATGCAGCAGGTTCCGAGGCAGAACCCGGAGTTCGCGCTGGTGGAGACTAGTCCACCACTCGCGGCGCGGCTGAGGTACAGAGGCATTGGAGGGGACAAGACCTCAAGCACATATGATCTGGTGGAGCAGATGCATTTCTTGTATGTGAGTGTGGTGAAAGCTAGAGATCTTCCAACCATGGATGTCTCAGGCAGCCTTGACCCTTATGTGGAGGTGAAGCTTGGGAACTACAAAGGGGTCACCAAGCATTTGGAGAAGAACCAAAACCCGGTGTGGATGCAAATTTTCGCTTTCTCCAAGGAGAGGGTGCAATCCAATCTGCTAGAAGTGACTGTGAAAGATAAGGATATTGGCAAGGATGATTTTGTGGGGAGGGTTCATTTTGATCTCTCTGAAGTCCCTCTTCGCGTGCCGCCGGATAGCCCTTTGGCTCCTCAGTGGTATAGGTTGGAGGACAAGAAGGGAATCAAAGTTAGAGGAGAGGTTATGCTTGCGGTTTGGATTGGGACGCAGGCTGATGAGGCTTTTCCTGAGGCTTGGCATTCTGATGCCCATGACATTAGCCATATGAATCTTGCCACCACAAGATCAAAGGTTTACTTCTCCCCTAAGCTATATTACCTTAGAATTCAAGTCCTAGAAGCTCAGGATCTTGTCCCTTCAGAGCGAAACCGGCCTCTGGAAACATATGTGAAGATACAGCTAGGTAATCAGCTGAGAGTCACAAGGCCTTCCCAAGTGCGTACTATTAACCCAATGTGGAATGAGGAGCTCATGTTTGTGGCATCTGAGCCTTTTGAAGATTACATAATTATATCAGTTGATGAGAAAGTTGGTCCTGGAAAGGATGAGATATTGGGAAGGCTGATCCTTTCAGTTAGAGACCTCCCGCATAGAATTGACACTCATAAGCTTCCCGAGCCTCGGTGGTTCAATCTCCAGAGGCATTTCGCTAGTGTGGAAGAGGAAagtgagaagaagaaagagaagttcTCGAGCAAGATTCATCTTCGCCTCTGTTTAGACGCAGGTTATCATGTTCTTGATGAGTCCACGCACTTCAGCAGCGATCTTCAGCCTTCCTCCAAGCACCTGAGGAAGTCAGGCGTTGGAATTCTTGAGCTTGGCATTCTGAGTGCCAAAAATCTGCTGCCTATGAAGGGCAAGGAGGGCAGGACCACTGATGCGTATTGTGTGGCAAGGTATGGGAACAAATGGGTTCGAACTAGAACACTTCTTGACACTCTGACACCTCGCTGGAATGAGCAGTATACTTGGGAGGTTTATGATCCATACACTGTCATCACCATTGGTGTTTTCGACAATTGCCATGTCAACGGAAGCAGAGAAGACTCGAGAGATCAGAAGATTGGGAAGGTGAGAATTCGGTTATCAACATTGGAAACTGATCGGATTTATACACATTACTATCCCCTTTTGATTCTCACACCCTCTGGTTTAAAGAAGAATGGGGAACTTCAACTGGCTTTGAGGTTCACTTGCACAGCTTGGGTTAATATGGTAGCTCAATATGGAAAGCCATTGCTTCCAAAGATGCATTATATCCAACCTATACCTGTCAGGTACACGGATTGGCTCCGCCACCAGGCAATGCAGATTGTGGCGGCAAGGTTAGCCCGAGCAGAGCCACCACTCAGGCGCGAGACTGTTGAGTACATGTTAGATGTAGACTACCATATGTTTAGTCTGAGGAGAAGCAAAGCCAACTTCCAACGCATAATGTCGGTTCTTAGCGGAGTCACGAATGTCTGCAGATGGTTTAATGACATCTGCAACTGGAGAAACCCAATCACGACATGCCTTGTTCATATCTTGTTTGTGATACTAGTTTGCTACCCAGAGCTAATCCTGCCCACAATTTTCCTCTACCTCTTTGTGATTGGTATATGGAACTATAGGTTCAGGCCAAGGCACCCACCTCACATGGATGCTCGGATTTCACAGGCAGAGTTTGCGCACCCGGATGAATTGGATGAGGAATTTGACAGCTTCCCTACAAGTCGACCCGCTGATATTGTGAGGATGAGGTACGACAGGTTGCGTAGTGTTGCGGGTAGAGTGCAGACCGTTGTCGGAGATTTGGCAACCCAAGGGGAAAGAGCTCAGGCAATACTAAGCTGGAGGGATCCGAGGGCTACAGcaatcttcatcatcttctcgTTGATCTGGGCTGTTTTCATATACATTACTCCATTCCAGGTTGTGGCAGTGCTGGTTGGGCTCTACTTGCTTCGGCATCCACGATTCAGGAGCAAGATGCCTTCTGCGCCtgtcaatttcttcaagaggtTGCCATCCAAGTCAGATATGCTACTATGA
- the LOC117615803 gene encoding uncharacterized protein LOC117615803: MEDNVGHLSCPEGQSLSGREKSLSDVLGTLSDSNVGLEKHIHKSEHEIDGCKSEKLAEGERIGHVSSTDCTKDNDYNLKQQSCVNSASSAVPLWIFPAKSNIEVSAPFLEGNASTKKSSMSSDGCLDSAQPIETNQLEDRKIDGYPLKIGESEMRAAVQTSLHDKQCKSESSSSNSTQLILQACSSDSCQEMSVDNKTCKNVKLSAIDTSTCTDFNIEEPAFRSLVLDTTNLSSGKQCNVIKHSEPIHNNRTRTSDKVPDLTSDDNCGTVENINQFKSDLPKKKVAEIYNPDRAETPYDLDDALDVAWRVAKEVEQEAEASGSSSSMELRNSDMVHLSYADSADSDKEGCLTEAGSIQQQCNDQDKSDSFSSAKEAVDLKMLTKKEQFCLEEAKEPLHDMVPGINDGCQKLEPSMRPEGSGDQTCHVFGIDLNEDVLENEVEHTEKSVKEAASICENVSKPIPMAAKSGICLPVPQFQSAGELSGWRGSSATSAFRRTSFSESCSRNKALSTNDTIGSSNYSHVKGIDLNVAAGVDFDVELLPKKSIPALSSNYTKESSVEVSSRQARMFDIDLNCVSENDENCHQLSPPASLSSHSVRDFDLNDNPISADACIDPYWPCEGTRANGGFDDPAISSVENSRQSDCKSFRSSCSPHLSSMEGFSHSHHAKPFLVAATNMLPSNEQMQSIVTLEHKASFTQSYPHAFLYNNGFYFDPNNSISSTVYPPPALPYMTDPHATTVIPQILGSGTLSMFSGAPHLMEVPHGSSPSDFAFVRPTFDLNAGANCPENGSRGTSARQLCIPLSNSTMEEQMKSFQQVALTATPMKRREPDGGWDSHQLCLRQAASWR; encoded by the coding sequence ATGGAAGACAATGTTGGGCACCTCAGTTGTCCTGAAGGGCAAAGTCTTTCAGGGAGGGAAAAGAGCTTATCTGATGTTCTTGGGACATTAAGTGACTCAAATGTGGGATTAGAGAAGCATATACATAAATCTGAGCATGAAATTGATGGATGTAAAAGTGAAAAACTTGCTGAAGGAGAAAGGATTGGTCATGTCTCTTCAACTGATTGTACAAAGGATAATGACTATAATTTGAAGCAACAGTCTTGTGTGAATAGTGCATCCAGTGCTGTACCTCTATGGATTTTCCCCGCAAAGTCCAACATTGAAGTTTCTGCACCTTTTCTGGAGGGAAACGCTTCTACAAAGAAAAGTTCCATGAGCAGTGATGGTTGCTTGGACAGTGCACAACCCATTGAAACTAATCAGTTGGAAGATAGGAAAATTGATGGATATCCACTAAAAATTGGTGAAAGTGAAATGAGGGCTGCAGTTCAGACATCCTTACATGATAAGCAATGTAAATctgagtcttcttcttccaactccACCCAACTCATTCTTCAAGCTTGTTCTAGTGACAGTTGTCAGGAAATGTCAGTTGATAACAAGACATGTAAGAATGTCAAACTTAGTGCCATAGACACTTCCACTTGTACTGACTTTAATATTGAAGAGCCTGCATTTAGAAGTTTAGTACTGGATACTACCAACTTGTCATCTGGAAAACAGTGCAATGTGATTAAACATTCAGAGCCTATTCACAACAACAGAACAAGGACTAGTGACAAGGTGCCGGATTTAACTTCGGATGATAATTGTGGGACTGTGGAGAATATTAATCAGTTCAAATCTGATCTGCCTAAGAAGAAAGTTGCAGAGATTTATAATCCTGATAGAGCAGAAACTCCCTATGACCTGGATGATGCACTGGATGTGGCCTGGAGAGTTGCAAAAGAAGTAGAGCAGGAGGCTGAGGCTTCTGGAAGCTCCTCTTCTATGGAATTGAGAAATAGTGATATGGTTCATCTCAGCTATGCTGATTCGGCAGACTCTGATAAAGAAGGATGCTTGACAGAAGCTGGATCCATACAGCAGCAGTGCAATGACCAAGATAAGTCTGATAGTTTCTCTTCTGCTAAAGAGGCTGTGGATCTAAAAATGTTGACAAAAAAGGAACAGTTTTGTTTGGAGGAGGCGAAAGAGCCATTGCACGACATGGTTCCGGGAATTAATGACGGCTGTCAGAAACTGGAGCCATCTATGAGACCTGAAGGTTCTGGTGACCAAACTTGTCATGTTTTTGGAATTGATCTTAATGAAGATGTCCTGGAAAATGAAGTAGAACACACTGAGAAGTCAGTCAAAGAAGCTGCATCTATCTGTGAAAATGTGTCCAAGCCAATACCCATGGCTGCCAAATCAGGAATATGCTTACCTGTGCCACAATTTCAAAGCGCGGGGGAACTGAGCGGTTGGAGAGGTTCATCTGCCACTAGCGCTTTTCGACGTACTTCTTTTTCTGAGAGTTGCAGTAGAAATAAGGCATTGTCCACTAATGATACTATTGGCAGCTCAAACTATTCACATGTTAAAGGGATTGACCTCAATGTTGCTGCTGGTGTTGATTTTGATGTTGAGTTGCTGCCAAAGAAATCTATCCCAGCACTGTCAAGTAATTATACAAAAGAGTCTTCTGTGGAAGTGAGTTCCAGACAAGCAAGAATGTTTGATATTGATCTCAACTGTGTCAgtgaaaatgatgaaaactgccatcaattgtCTCCACCAGCTTCATTATCAAGTCATTCTGTTAGGGATTTTGATTTAAACGACAACCCAATTTCTGCAGATGCATGCATTGATCCTTACTGGCCCTGTGAAGGCACCCGGGCAAATGGTGGTTTTGATGATCCAGCAATTTCTTCTGTGGAAAATTCAAGACAATCAGACTGTAAAAGTTTCAGGTCGTCCTGTTCTCCGCATTTGAGTTCAATGGAGGGATTTAGTCATAGTCATCATGCTAAACCCTTTCTGGTAGCTGCTACCAATATGCTTCCCTCAAACGAACAAATGCAGAGTATAGTTACCCTGGAACACAAGGCAAGCTTTACCCAATCATACCCTCATGCCTTCCTCTATAATAATGGTTTTTACTTTGACCCAAACAACAGCATATCCTCAACAGTTTACCCACCCCCTGCCCTGCCATACATGACAGATCCCCATGCAACCACCGTGATCCCACAAATTCTCGGTTCTGGTACTCTTTCTATGTTTTCTGGGGCCCCACATCTTATGGAGGTTCCTCATGGATCCAGCCCCAGCGACTTTGCTTTCGTAAGGCCAACTTTTGATCTAAATGCTGGTGCAAATTGTCCGGAGAATGGAAGCAGAGGAACCAGTGCTAGACAACTCTGCATTCCTTTAAGTAACTCAACAATGGAAGAACAAATGAAATCTTTCCAGCAAGTTGCATTGACAGCTACTCCCATGAAGAGAAGGGAACCAGACGGGGGATGGGACTCGCATCAGCTTTGCCTTAGACAGGCTGCTTCTTGGCGTTAG
- the LOC117615598 gene encoding uncharacterized protein LOC117615598 yields MINVQISYLQIVCDLQKLTTKKETTKILKEQKKMMNFVAVFLVVSSLASAGMWSPSPQNDNQNQEKKQGDHQREVIVKNGHRVVVVEYDEHGHPITKISISSEQDRQADKDSSMSDNDVSSPSMVSRAFDKAMDNMKEATSALPNIGQEGHSPKELICDAYGKCKHKIARDLEMKKKIVKGTVHGAKETAHKVGEAVESAYEKSGEAVGNVYEKAKETVSDKAHEVEETAKDSVGKAKGAAKTAREMGETLASDIKSNASNLCEDLASKAQEAKETAEHAAEKIKTGAEELESGTQKRFHEPGRKGREIWYGALRSTGLSDALDALMSVANLFGLATAYGTCMWITFVSSHVLLGNLAPQQFGMVQSKIYRVYFRAMASSVGMALLGHLWRQGNKKFTGNMLQLQNFNLMAALLMIFANMLYLEPRSTKVMFERMKMEKEEGRERVHVGTRVSSEAEQQRNTAEVEPTTPVASQVTERREQEVAQADTDRLDEMRERLKKLNSYSSLLNVMSLMSLSWHLVYLAQRLHS; encoded by the exons ATGATCAATGTACAAATTTCGTACCTCCAAATTGTTTGTGATCTTCAGAAACTGACGACCAAGAAAGAAACCACCAAGATATTGAAGGAACAgaaaaaaatgatgaattttgTGGCGGTCTTCCTGGTTGTGAGCTCGCTGGCCAGCGCTGGAATGTGGTCTCCGAGCCCACAAAATGATAATCAGAACCAGGAGAAGAAGCAAGGAGATCATCAGAGGGAGGTTATAGTGAAAAATGGGCACAGGGTTGTAGTCGTGGAGTATGACGAGCATGGCCATCCCATCACCAAAATCTCAATCTCATCGGAACAAGACCGTCAAGCCGACAAGGATTCTTCCATGTCCGACAATGACGTGTCGTCGCCCTCTATGGTCTCGAGGGCATTCGACAAAGCTATGGACAACATGAAGGAAGCGACCTCTGCTCTCCCCAACATCGGCCAAGAGGGTCACAGCCCGAAAGAGCTTATATGCGACGCGTATGGAAAATGTAAGCACAAGATTGCAAGGGATCTcgagatgaagaagaagattgtgAAGGGGACCGTGCACGGGGCGAAGGAGACGGCACATAAGGTCGGCGAGGCGGTGGAAAGTGCGTACGAGAAGTCGGGCGAGGCGGTGGGGAATGTATACGAAAAGGCGAAAGAAACGGTGTCCGATAAAGCTCATGAGGTTGAGGAAACTGCCAAGGACTCGGTGGGAAAAGCGAAGGGCGCCGCTAAAACGGCCAGGGAAATGGGAGAGACCTTGGCCTCGGATATAAAGAGCAACGCGTCGAACCTGTGCGAAGACTTGGCAAGCAAAGCTCAAGAGGCCAAAGAGACTGCAGAGCATGCTGCTGAGAAAATCAAGACTGGAGCAGAGGAGCTCGAGAGTGGGACCCAGAAGAGGTTTCATGAACCGGGTCGCAAAGGGAGAGAGATTTGGTACGGTGCCCTGCGGTCTACGGGATTGAGTGATGCTTTGGACGCTTTGATGTCTGTGGCTAATTTGTTTGGGTTGGCCACTGCTTATGGGACGTGCATGTGGATTACGTTCGTTTCAAGCCACGTGTTGTTGGGAAATTTGGCACCGCAGCAGTTTGGGATGGTCCAGAGCAAGATTTACAGGGTTTATTTCAGGGCCATGGCTTCTAGTGTTGGGATGGCGTTGTTGGGACATCTTTGGAGGCAGGGAAATAAAAAGTTCACAGGGAATATGTTGCAGTTGCAGAACTTTAATCTTATGGCTGCCCTGTTGATGATTTTTGCCAATATGTTATACTTAGAGCCTCGATCCACCAAG GTGATGTTTGAGAGAATGAAGAtggagaaggaagaaggaagagaaagagtaCATGTTGGTACCAGAGTCAGCAGCGAGGCTGAGCAGCAACGAAATACCGCCGAAGTCGAACCCACAACCCCGGTTGCCTCACAAGTCACTGAAAGAAGGGAGCAAGAGGTAGCTCAGGCTGATACTGATAGGCTCGACGAGATGCGCGAGAGGCTTAAGAAGCTAAACTCATATTCGTCGTTGCTTAACGTCATGTCGCTAATGTCTCTGAGCTGGCATCTCGTGTACCTCGCCCAGCGCCTGCACAGTTAG
- the LOC117619164 gene encoding agamous-like MADS-box protein AGL80, translated as MGKNKIKHELISHEPNRRVTFKKRKASLFRKLTEITTLCGIIACAVVYDPSDSKMDAWPSPQEAFYVLENFKKLPEQRRGQFMMDQKAFLKKNISRLNGQLERARFKNQALDAELLLIEYLEGKNLPDSSRLGSLLTLEDQLAKKISFITNRIEFMEGLEPGKVDAEINSDEMGDQG; from the coding sequence AtgggcaaaaataaaattaagcaTGAATTAATTTCTCATGAACCAAACAGGAGAGTCAccttcaagaagagaaagGCAAGTCTGTTCAGAAAGCTGACTGAGATAACAACCTTATGTGGGATTATTGCCTGTGCTGTGGTCTATGATCCTTCTGATTCCAAGATGGATGCGTGGCCTTCTCCACAAGAAGCGTTTTATGTGCtggaaaattttaagaaattacCCGAACAAAGACGAGGACAATTTATGATGGATCAAAAAGCCTTtctgaagaaaaatatatccAGGCTGAATGGACAATTGGAAAGAGCCAGATTTAAAAATCAAGCACTTGATGCTGAGCTACTTTTGATTGAATATCTGGAAGGTAAAAATTTGCCTGATTCTAGTCGTCTCGGAAGTTTGTTAACACTAGAAGATCAATTggctaaaaaaattagtttcatTACTAATAGGATTGAGTTCATGGAAGGTCTTGAGCCCGGTAAAGTTGATGCTGAAATTAATTCTGATGAGATGGGGGATCAAGGCTAA